TGGTGGTTCCTCGACCAAAAAGACGGTATGGAGAAACAGATGAATGCCCTCTCGGTACTCGGACTCCTGAGCCGCTTCGTAGGTATGCTCACCGACTCGCGCAGCTTCCTCTCCTACCCGCGTCACGAATACTTCCGCCGCACCCTTTGCAACCTGGTAGGTCGCGACGTCGAAAACGGCGAAATTCCCTACTCCGAAATCGACCGCGTGCGTCAGATGATCGAAGACATCAGCTACTACAATGCCAAAAATTTCTTTCAATTTTAACACACATAAAGACAAACTGCTATGAGCAAAAAAGTTGTTACCTTCGGGGAAATCATGTTGCGTCTGGCAACTCCCGGCTATCTCCGTTTTTCACAAGCCAAAGAATTTACCGCTACTTTCGGCGGTGGTGAAGCCAACGTCGCCGTTTCGCTCGCCAACTACGGCCT
This genomic stretch from Candidatus Caccoplasma merdavium harbors:
- a CDS encoding sugar kinase — translated: MSKKVVTFGEIMLRLATPGYLRFSQAKEFTATFGGGEANVAVSLANYGL